The nucleotide window TCTGAAACTTGAAATACAGCAGATTATGAAAggtaattatgattatttcatGCAGAAAGAAATTTTTGAACAATCTGAatctattataaacacaatgagAGGACGTCTAAACTTTGCTAATGGTACCGTAACTCTTGGTGGCATTAAGGATTACATTCCAGAAATAAAGAGATGCAGACGGTTAATGTTGATTGGATGTGGTACAAGTTATCATAGTGCTGTTGCTACACGTCAGTTGTTAGAAGAGTTGACAGAACTCCCAGTAATGGTTGAATTGGCTTCTGACTTTTTAGATAGAAACACACCTGTGTTCCGTGATGatgtttgtttctttatttcacAATCAGGAGAAACTGCTGACACGCTTATGGCTCTCCGTTATTGCAAACGTCATGGAGCCCTAATTGTTGGTATTACTAACACTGTTGGTAGTTCAATCTGTCGTGAATCGCACTGTGGAGTACATATTAATGCAGGCCCGGAAATCGGTGTTGCTTCAACAAAAGCATATACATCACAGTTTGTATCTCTAGTTATGTTTGCTTTGGTCATTAGTGAAGATCGTATTTCACTTCAGAAGCGAAGGGCCGATATTATTGAGGGTTTGCATGAATTAGACTCTAAAATTCGTCAGGTACTAGCACTAGATGAGAAGGTAAAAGCTTTGGCTGAAGACCTCTACCGACAACGATCACTACTTATCATGGGTCGTGGTTATAATTTTGCTACTTGTCTTGAAGGGGCCTTAAAAGTAAAGGAACTGACATATATGCACAGTGAAGGCATTATGGCGGGAGAATTGAAGCACGGTCCACTGGCTCTCATTGATGATTCCATGCCAGTTATGATGATAGTAATGCGTGACCCCGTTTACACGAAGTGCATGAATGCATTGCAGCAGGTAACAGCTCGTCAAGGTCGGCCGATCGTGGTTTGCGAGGAAGGAGATACGGAAACTACTTCTCTGGCATCTCGTGTACTTGAAGTTCCGAAAACCGTAGATTGTTTACAAGGAGTTCTCACAGTCATTCCTATGCAATTATTAGCATATCATATAGCTGTTTTGCGAGGATGCAATGTAGATTGTCCGAGAAATCTCGCTAAATCTGTAAccgttgaataatattttatttcctatataaatatacgaTTCAACGATCTCTAGCACAACTACTTGTtgcaaaggatttttttatacctaGTTAACACGTGTGATATTAAAGAAAAGCAAATTGCAATCTTTTTTTGAAGGCCAATGAAGCGAAAAATATTTACGACAAAATGACAAAATGGCTAAAATGATTTTGtgttaatatacatttacttacATATGTGCAATTGTTCAATTGACGTTGTATCGATAATATCTTGAATTGATTGTAAATGTATATGgaagttttaattacaaaacgaAGGAAcgagtaattattaattaaatgaaaatttagattaattacgtatattattaaatatatgtatattataactttattaagtcatttttaaaacgataaaaagaaaacacatttttgttattacatCGCTAATTATACATTCCAAATTTTAATGGAATCAAGTTAAACTAAGGCATTTTACGTAACATTCCACTGCTACATTTAAAAccgattaatattatacaacattATTATCAGAAAATATATCAAGGTCGTGCCTTTTGTCGTTTGAACCAAATCTGTTtgagaaaataatatgaataattgtaatttttacaaaGCTCCATCTCTGTTGTGTGccttagatttttatttactccgtggaacattaacaaaataaaaatgcctTTAAAGATTATAGCATAGCATAgattaactatataaaaatactctcactaatatttttaagttttagatgtgatataggaatattatttttccaaaaacaacataaaaataagaaaatatgtcattttaattatgCAATTTCTTTTCGCTTTGAATTTCAATAATGTTTGCGACcaatttagtataaatattttatttttatgtatgtatctagatgaagtgttttttttagtaattatatagaagaattattgtattttaagagcattatattttttctgtggAAATGATGTTTGATCCCAAGaggaaaatagtaatttataccaataaactaaaataagaaCCAATTGGATGATTTCGAGATAtagataacattattaaaatacaataatttaaaatactaaatttctattctttttctattctttttctttttttctaaaCTTCATTtagtttatacataaattaatgtaGTAGATGCAGTCGCACAGAATCAACATCCCATTCAAAAATACTATTGTTTGGAAATATCAATTTctagaattatataatagatagcGTAGAACTAATGTGGTTGTTAAAGAATATTTCAATTGATAGGTATGTACTTTTCTttctatttgattttaaatcatGCGGTTTACTAGtcacaacaataaatatatatatatatgtatagttaagAAAAGATgacgtaaataaaattattattgagaatattttaatatgtctaTTGTTGgacttaaatgtatattatataatatatcaaaatttaaataaaaagatatttgtaaaatgtaaattgaTACCTAATACTTAAGTAGTCTACTACCTTTGCTTTTATtcatataagtttattattatatatattgttaatggtATAACTCCTttttatgtgataaatattaagaattatttacgcACACTTCGTGCACATGCAATTTCATAGATGTAAAATCCTGTTAAATTTTGAactattatacttaaaatagaaTCTGTACAACAGATAATTatgttgataattattttaaatttgtattttatttagtattttaaaaataaatctataagtTTGATTGTATGTTGTTATTTTCTTTAcgattaatttttcaaatacacATTTACATGACTAAATACTTggtagataaattaattatcgtaCAAAATAAACCGAATGGAActagaatttttaatttgatacttTGTTGTCCTTACAAAACCGGAAGCTGTCCACCCGATATTCCACCCGACCATTggatctatttatttttagatatacaggtgtatttttaaaaataatctcagTCTCGGGcacgattttgataaaaactaaAACGGCATCATGGGgtatttgaaaaacaaatattccTAACTAAGGCATTGAACcggttgatttaaaaaaaaaactataattacacCGTTTGACAGTGTCAATAATAAAGGCCAAGTACTGGAAATTAATGACTGGAAATTtttaggaaaatatatattctgttaGTTTTAATGTTCGGTATTGTAAGGTAtcaaagtaaaaacttttttgttatttaaatttttaaaccaattaacaaaatgttttacgGATgagttttatcaaataaaatacatattgacTAAAAACCAATGATATCTTAAGGTCAGGGAGAAGTCTTCGTCACCTTtgcctttttaaaaatataggtatttttaaatatttaacaaacggAATTTGAATGTAATTATATAGGTAGCGGTCTCGATTTCAAGGTCGGTTTCGAGACGCTTTTAGATCTATAGCACGTTCAACTACAATTTTTGCCACAAACCTGATTTACCTCGTATatctttaatgaaaattaaacctTTGCCCGCCACGCCTTAAAACTGATGCGACAATTATTGTTACAGTTGTTATTCGTGTTATGTTCTTGTATCTGATAACATTGTTGTGTATATTGGTCTAATCTCAGGTATTCTCGGATTGCCCTCCCAaaggattataaatataaagaaagagAGAGCTTATAATATTCCTGCACAATCGGGTAGTCTTGTTTGAGAATGGTCGCGCTGCCCGAACTTGGTcatggtattttaatatatttaaataataaaaaatcgaacttatttttttatatattatatttcgaatACATTGTATACTACTGTTCTATTCGTAGGACATAATTAGAATAGTAGGTGTGTATTCTGTATACGTtatgtaaagtaaaatttaatttgtttaattttatttaaaaaagaaactgatcgttgtaattaaaaaataattataatatcgtgataaatgtacataataaaatcgtaagtatttgtacaataaacataatatcGAAATACTAAAGGCACTCCTAAATAATTGGACACCAATTATATCGATAAGTTGATACTATAGTGGTATTTAGTATCAGCTAGagaatattattcaattgtGCTAGGTTAATTAATAAGTATCGATGCTAAGAGTAACGCTTGGACGCaacattttttaagtattaatggCCGTACGGTTTACGCATGTACCcataataatttttgatatgGATTATTTATGCATTTTTCGTGTTTAAGTAAATTCTGCggcaacaaaataaaatcgtgccataatgtatattatgataaaattaatgataaccATTTACTTTATCacttttgtatataaatctACTTAGAGTGTTTGTATACACAATTGATACCTTTGAAATAAACGATCTATCGAATCGGCTATCTTCGATAAAATATAGATCAAAGCGTTTCCGAGTAACGCGACAATCGCGCTTAACACCTTGTATCGATATCATAACACGTCGATTGGTTttctttgattaattattagataacattataataattacgttttattattatacaattattttactttcattgaAACAATTGATTGttgaaatgtttataagtatttttttcttatttgctTAGGTTTAACAGTAGATTAATCAAATAACTAATGTAATGTACACTAATTGCCGACAATTAATATAACTAGCAattcaaaaagaaaacataatatgtaaCGAGTACCTatacactttatttaattaataattatcttgGTAATTGAAATTGGGTGGTTATTTTAatgcatttataattcaatatattttcatttaataagatTGTACACAATCACAGACGATAACGGTTGCTATGCACAAGCAGTAGCCCAATTGCCGTAGCATACGTGCTAAATACGATACTATTCTATCTATTCGTCCAATGCCTGCATATGCTTCTTAGAGCTGAGAATGTACACAGTACATAGGTAtactaaacaaaataacaagttATACTTATATCTTGTACATATCCAGGTAGTGAAGACGGTATGGCACAGAGTTACAAGCAGCATAATAGTAATTATGCGCACAACAACAGTTGCAGATTCTCGATGgcgtaattattgtaatatctcGACGtaatgaaaaatacatttactatacttattaattaattttccagCGTAAGCTTGTTTGGTGGATTGGGTGTAAACAGtcgtgaaattattataaagcacAGACGTAAAAGTCTCTGAAAGGAATAGTAAATACAAAGAAACCTTTACCATAttatttcatttgcttaatttataaaaaccacTTTACCGCCATTTTGTTACACTAAGTGCAACTCGTGTTtgctttaatttttgtaaatttacttcttcaatataatgttttaatttagacTATATCGTAATTTAACAATCGctaaacctaaataaataacgaatttGTGTTTCTGTTATTATACGGGGCAAAAAAAtcaatagatagaaaaaaatcacTCATGTACAATTCTATTAGCTGCCgatcccgacttcgtacgggtacaattcatacaaagtaacccttttaatttttttagttagtTTAAAAGTTATAGTCCAAATTTCAGAtgatgaaaaatttatttttatttatttggataggATTTCCTAAATCCGCATTTCAAGTTAAGTCAACCTATAGTTTCGGAGATCTTATGATAAGTCAgtcagtggtatttcgcttaaaTGTGGCGACAAGAATAAATCCAATAATCCAACAAGGCTTCATGTTAAATTGAAATCTTAATGACACACATTcctagtttaaatatttagttattaggtaaaaatattaatctttctaattataaacataaaaacatacttGTGTGTCAAATGATGCAGCCATTTGAGGTAACTTTGCGTGTTAAAGTCATTGAACTCTGAATCATAAATGCAGTTACTCTTTTCGTTTTTGTTGTTTATGAGTATACTTAACGGAATAGCAGTCTCGCATCAGCGTAActgacaaaaaaacaaaaaatgtttagaTAATATTATGCGAAGTCTACTCGTTACTTCGAATTCCAAAAGCTgctgttgtaataaaaaaactttgattATTCATTTTGAAAGGCAGTTGTGTCGTCATACCTGTCTATCATACTGAAATTCGTTGGTGTAAGTATTGCTTAACTAAGTTGCAATGTTTTGAACGGTATGTACCTACCTAGTGTATTCTCATAACAACGTATATCATGAGCTCGCCCAAAGAGGTGACGGTTGGCGGGGCTGTGTATATGTGGCGGTAGGCAAGTGGGTCGGTTGTGAAACAGAGAGAGGCCTGTGTATATATGACTGCAAGAGAGTCCGCTGTCATCTATAAGTTACTAATTACCTACTATTGAAAATC belongs to Nymphalis io chromosome 2, ilAglIoxx1.1, whole genome shotgun sequence and includes:
- the LOC126773137 gene encoding glutamine--fructose-6-phosphate aminotransferase [isomerizing] 2-like translates to MCGIFAYINHLTPKTRREILELLVNGLKRLEYRGYDSAGVAIDAADQKDIAVVKKSGKVAALEELLQERSLELAVEETVESHCGIAHTRWATHGEPSAINSHPQRSGEDNSFVVIHNGIITNYKEVKTFLENKGYIFESQTDTEIIAKLIHHIYHQHKDYSFQELVEQVTQQLEGAFALCFKSRFFPNECVATRRGSPLLVGIKTRRRLSSDHVPIMYTNNKATRGVVPSVPRVNSHAHFEPEEERDVEYFFASDASAVIEHTNRVLYFEDDDVAHIRDGVLSIHRMSGSSADPHQREILTLKLEIQQIMKGNYDYFMQKEIFEQSESIINTMRGRLNFANGTVTLGGIKDYIPEIKRCRRLMLIGCGTSYHSAVATRQLLEELTELPVMVELASDFLDRNTPVFRDDVCFFISQSGETADTLMALRYCKRHGALIVGITNTVGSSICRESHCGVHINAGPEIGVASTKAYTSQFVSLVMFALVISEDRISLQKRRADIIEGLHELDSKIRQVLALDEKVKALAEDLYRQRSLLIMGRGYNFATCLEGALKVKELTYMHSEGIMAGELKHGPLALIDDSMPVMMIVMRDPVYTKCMNALQQVTARQGRPIVVCEEGDTETTSLASRVLEVPKTVDCLQGVLTVIPMQLLAYHIAVLRGCNVDCPRNLAKSVTVE